A region from the Hyalangium minutum genome encodes:
- a CDS encoding Kelch repeat-containing protein, whose protein sequence is MKRTSSYLLLAVGLALFAGCSDPSSSNTGSAQLAASVPQALSASDVTRVKVTVSAAGMTSLVVDLAKSNGTWGGVIGSIPAGANRTFLAEAFDSTNAKRFQGQVSSITITANQTTAVALTLQELVPPPPYGNDAPLINSVVANVTTVQTGGAISLTATAQDPNAGDTLTYLWTATGGTFSTPAAANTSWTAPASASIQTLTLTVTDSQGAAASISLAVNVIAGTSAGTANLSITFNLFPVVSKVTASRTRVDVGQPIALTATASDADADAMTYQWGAVGCTGTWSNATSSAATFVPSAIPSSACHNCQLTVTVQDGRGGQGSGTINLCVAAATTERFPPLFTNSYQSATTTAPAQTVSFNVTALDPQSSAMTFSWVSSIGTLGTAQNTASTSQVVWTAPSCAVTGVPVSITAFATNAYGVFASKTFSVTGLPACASGWSTGASMLTSRSNHSATLLSSGKVLVVGGYNNNYLASAELYDPATNTWSAAGVLTSRRRYHTATLLPSGKVLIAGGTDGGVLASAELYDPVTNSWSAAAPMGTTRQNATATLLASGKVLVAGGINSGFLNSVELYDPATNSWSNAAPMSTMRTGHTATFLPASGKVLVTGGNTYSGVTNSVELYNPTTNSWTTVAPLNTARNVHAAAALASGKVIVTGGYNGASYFNNAEVYDPSTNTWTSGSTFGARRQDHTATALASGKVLLTGGYYSYYNDDEDNGTVFHDATSLYDPGSNTWSSGGTLPGARAYHTATLLPSGRVFVTGGYSNSGFLGTSALYTP, encoded by the coding sequence ATGAAGAGAACTTCCTCTTACCTGCTGCTGGCGGTGGGACTGGCGCTGTTCGCCGGTTGCTCCGACCCGTCTTCTTCCAACACCGGCTCTGCGCAGCTGGCGGCCTCCGTGCCGCAGGCCCTCTCCGCCAGCGACGTCACCCGCGTGAAGGTGACCGTCTCCGCCGCGGGCATGACCTCCCTCGTGGTGGACCTGGCCAAGAGCAACGGCACCTGGGGCGGCGTCATCGGCAGCATCCCCGCCGGCGCCAACCGCACCTTCCTCGCCGAGGCCTTCGACTCCACTAACGCCAAGCGCTTCCAGGGGCAGGTCTCCAGCATCACCATCACCGCCAACCAGACCACCGCCGTGGCCCTCACACTCCAGGAGCTGGTGCCTCCGCCGCCGTATGGCAATGACGCGCCCCTCATCAACTCCGTGGTGGCAAACGTCACCACCGTGCAGACGGGCGGCGCCATCTCTCTGACCGCGACGGCGCAGGATCCCAACGCGGGGGACACCCTCACCTATCTGTGGACGGCCACTGGAGGCACCTTCTCCACCCCGGCCGCCGCGAACACCTCCTGGACGGCTCCGGCTTCGGCCAGCATCCAGACGCTCACCCTGACCGTGACGGACTCCCAGGGCGCGGCCGCGTCGATCTCCCTCGCCGTCAACGTCATCGCGGGTACCTCCGCTGGCACGGCGAACCTCTCCATCACCTTCAATCTCTTCCCCGTGGTCTCCAAGGTCACCGCGTCGCGCACCCGCGTGGACGTGGGCCAGCCCATCGCCCTCACCGCCACCGCCTCGGATGCGGACGCGGATGCGATGACCTACCAGTGGGGCGCCGTGGGCTGCACCGGCACGTGGAGCAATGCGACCTCCAGCGCCGCCACGTTCGTGCCCTCGGCCATTCCGTCCAGCGCGTGCCACAACTGCCAGCTCACCGTCACGGTGCAGGACGGGCGAGGAGGCCAGGGCTCCGGGACAATCAACCTCTGCGTGGCCGCCGCCACCACCGAGCGCTTCCCGCCGCTCTTCACCAACTCCTACCAGTCAGCCACCACCACCGCGCCGGCGCAGACGGTGAGCTTCAACGTCACCGCGCTGGATCCGCAGTCCAGCGCCATGACGTTCTCCTGGGTCTCGAGCATCGGTACGCTGGGCACGGCGCAGAACACCGCCAGCACCAGCCAAGTGGTGTGGACGGCGCCCTCTTGCGCGGTAACGGGCGTTCCCGTCTCCATCACGGCGTTCGCGACCAACGCGTATGGCGTCTTCGCCTCGAAGACCTTCTCTGTCACGGGCCTGCCCGCGTGCGCGTCCGGATGGAGTACCGGGGCCTCGATGCTCACGAGCCGCTCGAACCACAGCGCCACGCTGCTGAGCTCCGGCAAGGTCCTGGTTGTAGGGGGCTACAATAACAACTACCTCGCCTCGGCGGAGCTGTATGACCCGGCCACCAACACCTGGTCCGCCGCGGGCGTGCTGACCTCGCGCCGCCGGTACCACACTGCGACCCTGCTGCCCTCGGGCAAGGTCCTCATCGCCGGCGGCACCGATGGCGGAGTCCTCGCCTCAGCGGAGCTGTATGACCCGGTCACCAACTCCTGGTCCGCCGCGGCCCCCATGGGCACCACGCGCCAGAACGCCACGGCGACACTGCTCGCCTCGGGCAAGGTGCTCGTCGCGGGCGGCATCAATAGCGGCTTCCTCAACTCGGTGGAGCTGTATGACCCAGCCACCAACTCCTGGTCCAACGCGGCGCCCATGAGCACGATGCGCACCGGCCACACCGCCACCTTCCTCCCGGCCTCCGGCAAAGTGCTCGTCACGGGCGGCAACACCTACAGCGGAGTCACCAACTCGGTGGAGCTGTACAACCCCACCACGAACTCCTGGACCACGGTGGCCCCGCTGAACACAGCCCGCAACGTCCACGCTGCGGCCGCGCTCGCTTCCGGCAAGGTGATCGTCACAGGGGGTTATAACGGCGCCTCCTACTTCAACAACGCCGAGGTCTACGACCCGTCCACCAACACCTGGACCTCCGGGAGCACCTTCGGTGCGAGGCGCCAGGACCACACCGCCACCGCACTCGCTTCCGGCAAGGTCCTCCTCACGGGCGGGTACTACAGCTACTACAACGACGACGAAGACAACGGCACCGTCTTCCACGACGCCACGAGCCTCTACGACCCGGGCTCCAACACCTGGTCCTCCGGAGGAACGCTGCCGGGGGCTCGCGCGTACCACACGGCCACCCTGCTCCCCTCGGGCCGCGTCTTCGTCACCGGGGGCTACAGCAACAGCGGCTTCCTGGGGACCTCGGCGCTCTACACGCCCTGA